The genomic DNA TGCACTACGTAGCATCCGCAATCCTTGTGGCATTCTCAGCCGTGTTCGTCACGCGGGTCTATGCCAGTCCGGGACCGCGGGTCAGAACAGTACCCAACTGGTACTCACTCACAGTGCATTTCACAAGCTTTGCGGTAGCCGTAACTGTCGTCGTCGGAGTGCTCGTCACGGGATCTGGACCGCACTCTGGTGACGGCGGTGCAAGTCGAAATGGCTTGGATCCCGCATTCATGCAGCATGTCCACTCCTGGCCGGCGTACGTGACGCTTGCCCTCACGCTTGTCCTGCTGGCGGGAGCGTGGCGCACACCTCCCACGCTCCGATTGCGGTTGTGGACTGCGCTTCTCTTGGCCACCGAGGTAATGCAGATCGCGGTGGGTTTGTGGCAGGCTCGAACGGGACTTCCTATCGTGTTGGTCAACATCCACATGGTTCTCGCGATGGTCCTTGTCGCTGCCATGGTCGCGGTCGCAATGCATGTCAAGCAGCCCGACGAACTCGGGGCCGCGAGCAGATGACAGTGAATGCGTAACGCACAGTAAATGCATAGCTGATCCATCGATGCCGCTACATCGCGGCAGTGAACATAGAAAACATGCGTCGGCGGAATGCGCCGACCACACCCATGAGAGGCCTTAAATGAACAACCGTCCCCGTTTGTATCGCAGCATTCCCTACTGGGTGCTTGTCATCGCGTCGATCGCGGCAGTTGCCTACGGCGCGTGGTTGACAGTCGACAAGCTGTCGATCATGACAGCAACGCTCGCCGACGGAACAGCCACGGGTGTCGAGGTTTATGCCGGCCAGGCGTGGGTAGCCTTCGCGGCTGCCTTCGTTGCTGCGGGTCTTATCGGCCTCGTTGCAGCCCTCGCCCTCGCCGTAGCGCGCTCGGTGTTCTCGACAACCGCTCCCGCTGCTGTCGAAGTCGTTGAAATCGTCGAAGAACCGGTCTCCGAGCCCGTCGTAACCGATGATGTTGCCGACGACACCACCGCTCCGGTCGTCGAGTCCGACGCCGCCACGACCCAGCGCTAACGCTTCGCGACTTTCGCTAACGAAAAAGAGTGTGTCGCCCGCTTGCGGGGACACACTCTTTTTCGTTGTCGTGGCTTGCTAAAAAGGAAGCAGAGGATCGATCGCGATAGCGACGAACAGCAACGTCAAATAAGTGATCGACGCATGGAATACACGCATCGGACGCGGCTCAATTCCGAGCACCGCTCTTGCGTACAACCGGTGAGACTCGTAAATGAACCAACCACCGAAGACGAGTGCAGAAACGCTGTAAACAAGACCCATCTGCGCGACTGGGATGAGAAGCAACGAACAAGCAATTGTTGCCCACGCATAGAGAATGACCTGCAGACCGACCTGAGACCCGGAGCGGGTGGAACCGAGCATCGGAACGTCAACTTCGTCGTACTGAGCCTTGTACTTCATCGACAACGGCCAATAGTGCGGCGGGGTCCAGAGAAAAACGAGGACGAACAAGATGACGGCGCTCCAAGAAAGCGTGCCAGTGACTGCGGACCATCCGATGACCACTGGAAAACAGCCAGCGATGCCGCCCCAGACGATGTTCTGCTCGGTGCGCCGCTTCAGCAGGATCGTATAGATGACGACGTAGAAGAAGATTGCGGCCGCCGACAACGTCGCGGCGAGCCAGTTCGTCGTGACGAGGAGCCACACGGTCGAAAAAACTGTGAGCGTCCAAGCGAAAACGAGCGCGCCTCGCGGGGTCACTTCTCCCGTGACGAGAGGTCGATTTATCGTGCGCTGCATATGTGCGTCGATGTCCCGGTCGAGATACATATTGAACGTCGCTGCAGCGCCGGCACTCATGGAACCGCCGATGACGGTCGCGAGCACGAGCCAAAGGTTCGGAAGCCCGCGTTCCGCGAGAATCATCACGGGCACGGTCGTGACAAGAAGAAGCTCGAGCACACGAGGCTTGGTGAGCGCGACATACGCGCCAATTTTTCGCCCAAAAGAGGAACCAGCTGATGCCTCGATTGCCGACGTCGTCGTGATGTCCATCGTCCCCACTATCGGCTGTTACAAAGTCTGTCCAAGTCTATTGCATCGCGCTTCGGGGCTGGCACGACTACCCAGCTCTCACACTAAGCGGGAGAATATTACGGAGCTAGGCACGACGCGAACCCCTCAACCGGAGCGCGGTCGCTATGCTGAAATCACAGGCGCAGCTCGCGCAATCCCGATTTCTCCTCCGTCGCTCCGGCGCGCGGGAATAACGGATGCGTCAGGCGCGCTCCCTCTTCTTTAGGAAAGGTGGTCCGGGTGTCGGAACTGCAATGGGACGAGATTGACCAGCGCGCTGTGGACACAGCTCGCGTACTCGCGGCGGATTCCGTCGAGAAAGTGGGAAACGGCCACCCTGGTACGGCCATGAGCTTGGCGCCAGCCGCCTATCTCCTGTACCAGCGCGTGCTTCGCCACGATCCAGCCGACCCGCATTGGCCAGGGCGCGACCGCTTCATTCTCTCGGCCGGCCACTCGTCCTTGACGCAGTACGTTCAGCTTTATCTCGGCGGTTTCGGACTCGAACTCGACGATCTCAAAGCTCTGCGCACCTGGGGCTCGCTTACCCCCGGACACCCCGAGTACGGCCACACCAAGGGTGTGGAAATGACGACGGGTCCACTCGGCCAGGGGCTTTCCTCATCGGTCGGATTCGCGTACGCCGCGCGCTACGAGCGCGGCCTCTTCGATCCAGATGCTGCGGCAGGCAAGAGCCCGTTTGATCACTTCGTCTACGTGATCGCCTCCGACGGCGACCTCGAAGAAGGCGTCACGAGCGAAGCATCCTCGCTCGCTGGCCACCAGCAGCTGGGAAATCTGGTTGTCATTTACGACTCCAACCAGATCTCGATTGAAGATGACACGAATGTCGCCTTCACCGAAGACGTCGCGAAGCGCTACGAAGCATACGGCTGGCACGTTCAGACCGTGGACTGGAAGAAGACAGGCCAGTACATCGAGGATGCCGCAGCCCTATACGCGGCGATCGAAGCAGCGAAGGGCGAAAGCTCGAAACCATCCATCATCATCCTGAAGACGATCATCGGATGGCCCGCTCCGGGCAAGCAGAACAGTGGCAAGATCCACGGCTCGGCCCTCGGCGCAGACGAGCTGAAGGCTACAAAAGAGGTCCTTGGCTTCGATCCCGAAAAGTCGTTCGAGGTCGACGAGGAAGTGCTCATCCGAACACGTTCGCTTGCCGAGCGCGCTTCAAACGAACGCGAAACGTGGCAGAAAGCCTTCGACGAATGGGCTGTTGCGAACCCCGAGCGCAAGGCCCTGTTCGATCGTCTGCAGGCTCGCGAGCTTCCGGCCGACATCGAATCTGCGCTGCCGACATTCGCCGCGGGTAAAGATGTATCCACCCGCGCAGCATCTGGCCAGGTCATCAACGCTCTCGCGGAACAGTTGCCTGAGCTGTGGGGAGGCTCCGCTGACCTCGCCGAGTCGAACCTGACGACCATCAAGAACGCACCCTCGTTCATTCCTGAGGAATGGTCAACGCACGAGTGGAGTGGAAGCCCCTACGGCCGAGTGCTCCACTTCGGTATTCGCGAGCACGCCATGGGCGCCATCATCAACGGAATCGTTCTCCACGGCCCTACCCGTGCCTTCGGTGGAACGTTCCTCATTTTCAGCGACTACATGCGTCCACCCGTGCGGCTGGCGGCGCTCATGAATGTTCCGTCGATCTTTGTCTGGACTCACGATTCTGTCGCTTTGGGCGAAGACGGCCCCACGCACCAGCCGATCGAACAGATCGCGGCGCTGCGCGCCATTCCCAACTTCGCACTCGTTCGCCCCGCGGACGCAAATGAAACAGCCGAAGTCTGGCTTGAAATGCTGCGCCGTCACGCTGGGCCTTCCGGAATCGCGCTCACGCGCCAGAACATCCCGGTCTTCGAACGCGGCGACGGAGTGGCGTCAGGAGATACCTTCGCTTCGGCTTCCGAAGCAGCGAAGGGCGCTTACGTGCTCGCGGAAGCACCCAATGGAAAGCCCGACGTCATTTTGATCGCGACCGGATCCGAAGTGCAGCTCGCAGTCAACGCACGTGAGGAGCTGAAGAGCGAAGGCGTGAACGCTCGTGTCGTTTCGGCGCCTTCACTGGAGTGGTTCGCCGATCAAGATGATGCCTACCGCGAAAGCGTTCTTCCGGCATCCGTAACTGCTCGTGTTTCCGTTGAAGCGGGTACCGCGCTGAGCTGGCGCGGAATTGTCGGCGACCGTGGGCGCTCAGTATCGATCGAGCACTTCGGCGCTTCGGCTGATTACAAAACACTTTTCCAAAAATTCGGCATCACAACCGAAGCCGTTGTTGAAGCGGCACGCGAAACTCTTAAGGAGAACGCATGAGTACCCCCACCGAACAACTTGCAGCAGCGGGCGTCAGCATCTGGCTCGATGACCTTTCACGCGAACGTATTTCGACGGGCAACCTCCAGGGGTTGATCGTTCAGCGCAACGTCAGCGGAGTGACGACAAACCCCACCATTTTCGCGGGCGCGCTCGCAAAAGGTGAGGCGTATCAAGAGCAGGTGAACGCTCTCTCCGCCGCTGGCGCAAGCGTTGATACCGCGATCTTCGAGATCACGACAGACGACGTACAAGCAGCATCGGACATCTTCCGACCGGTATTCGATGCGACTGGTGGAGTCGACGGCCGGGTGTCGATCGAGGTCTCCCCCGACCTTGCACACGACACCGAGGCAACGATCTCCGAGGCGAAAAAACTGTGGGCAAAGGTCGATCGCCCCAACGCTCTGATCAAGATCCCTGCGACCAAAGCTGGCCTGCCCGCAATCACCGAAGTAATCGGTGCGGGTATCAGCGTCAACGTCACACTGATCTTCAGTCTCGAACGCCACGCTGCTGTTATCGACGCTTACCTCGCTGGTCTCGAAAAGGCCAAGGCTGCTGGTATCGATCTTTCGACGATCCACTCGGTCGCATCTTTCTTCGTGTCGCGTGTCGACACCGAAGTTGACAAGCGCCTGACGGCAATTGGCACGGACGCCGCCACATCACTCAAGAGCGCGGCTGGCATCGCGAACGCACGTCTTGCCTTCGAGCTTTACGAGCGCGAGTTCGCGACGCCACGAGCGACGGATTTGCTGGCGGCTGGAGCGAATGCTCAGCGCCCACTCTGGGCCTCGACCGGCGTGAAAGACCCAGCGCTTCCCGACACTCTGTACGTCACAGAGCTCGTAACGGCGGGAACCGTCAACACGATGCCGGAGAAGACACTCGAGGCCACGTTCGACCACGGAACCATTGCTGGCGACACGATCACCGGCAACTACGCAAACGCGCACAGCGTCTTCGACCAGTTGGCATCCGTTGGAGTCGACTTCAACGACGTCACCCAGGTACTTGAGGACGAGGGTGTCGAAAAGTTCATCGTCTCGTGGCACGAGTTGCAAGAAACCGTCGCAACCGCGCTGAGCGGCGCAACCGAGGGAAACTGATGAGCTTTGAGCTCAAATTGACGGGGCACGTGAAGTCGGTTGTTGACCGTACACTTCCGGGCCTCGTCGCCTCCCTTGTCGCTTCGGGCATCACCGCCCAAGATGACACGCTGTGGGGAACCGCAGCGCAAGATGAAGCTTCTCGTCGACTCGGGTGGGTAAACGCTGTCAGCGTTTCCCGCCCGCTCGTCGCGGAGATTGAGTCGCTACGGGAGGTGCTGCGAGGCCGCGGTGTCGCCCGTATCGTCCTCGCGGGGATGGGCGGCTCATCGCTCGCGCCAGAGGTCATCGCTCAGACTGCTGGCGTCCCACTGGTCATTCTCGATTCCACCGCGCCAGGTCAGGTGCTCGCTGCGATCGATGGTGACGCCGAAGCTGGGGGTTTGGCACAGACTGCGCTCGTTGTCTCATCGAAGTCGGGCTCGACCGTCGAGACCGATTCGGCGAAACGGGCTTTTGAAGTCGCATTCCGCGACATTGGAATCGATCCCGCCGAACGAATCATCGTCGTAACCGATCCGGGTTCTCCCTTGGATACGGCCGCCCGGGCCGAGGGCTACACCGTCTTTAATGCCGATCCGACCGTTGGCGGACGTTACTCGGCACTCACTGCGTTCGGGCTCGTCCCCGCGGGCCTTGCAGGCGTCGACATCAGCGAATTGCTCGATGAAGCAGATGCAACGCTCCTTGAAGTTGCAATCGACTCCCCCGACAACCCAGCCCTCGTGCTCGCAGCAGCTATCGCCGGCGGCGAGCCTCGGCGCGACAAACTCGGTCTGGTAACCGACGGCACGCACATCATCGGGCTCCCCGACTGGATCGAACAGCTGGTCGCAGAGTCCACCGGCAAAGGCG from Microbacterium endophyticum includes the following:
- a CDS encoding COX15/CtaA family protein, encoding MSAQPTSPSTMSKWRRLARWLPARVDKRVIAAAWVTLIVQVGIVGTGGLVRLTGSGLGCPTWPRCTEGSFVATEEMGIHGVIEFGNRLLTFVLVIVAIVTFLLVVRMRRQRRDLFWLSLVIGLYIPLQAIIGGITVLSNLNPYVVGLHYVASAILVAFSAVFVTRVYASPGPRVRTVPNWYSLTVHFTSFAVAVTVVVGVLVTGSGPHSGDGGASRNGLDPAFMQHVHSWPAYVTLALTLVLLAGAWRTPPTLRLRLWTALLLATEVMQIAVGLWQARTGLPIVLVNIHMVLAMVLVAAMVAVAMHVKQPDELGAASR
- a CDS encoding dinucleotide-utilizing enzyme; amino-acid sequence: MNNRPRLYRSIPYWVLVIASIAAVAYGAWLTVDKLSIMTATLADGTATGVEVYAGQAWVAFAAAFVAAGLIGLVAALALAVARSVFSTTAPAAVEVVEIVEEPVSEPVVTDDVADDTTAPVVESDAATTQR
- a CDS encoding glucose-6-phosphate isomerase; protein product: MSFELKLTGHVKSVVDRTLPGLVASLVASGITAQDDTLWGTAAQDEASRRLGWVNAVSVSRPLVAEIESLREVLRGRGVARIVLAGMGGSSLAPEVIAQTAGVPLVILDSTAPGQVLAAIDGDAEAGGLAQTALVVSSKSGSTVETDSAKRAFEVAFRDIGIDPAERIIVVTDPGSPLDTAARAEGYTVFNADPTVGGRYSALTAFGLVPAGLAGVDISELLDEADATLLEVAIDSPDNPALVLAAAIAGGEPRRDKLGLVTDGTHIIGLPDWIEQLVAESTGKGGTGILPVVLLPVSPELESKPADLQIVRLVGEAHEFHLFAHHEGEILVSGSLGAQFVVWEYATAVAGRILGINPFDQPDVESAKSATRGLLDARPAPTTPAFALDGVEVRVSDPELAASGTISGVLEALWKLVPADGYVAVQAYVNRLELSQIQGLRELVAADSGRPTTFGWGPRFLHSTGQFHKGGPANGVFLQILENTDVDLEVPGQSFTFGELIRAQAAGDEAVLANDHGRPVVTLTLTDPQADVLSLFEAAQ
- the tal gene encoding transaldolase produces the protein MSTPTEQLAAAGVSIWLDDLSRERISTGNLQGLIVQRNVSGVTTNPTIFAGALAKGEAYQEQVNALSAAGASVDTAIFEITTDDVQAASDIFRPVFDATGGVDGRVSIEVSPDLAHDTEATISEAKKLWAKVDRPNALIKIPATKAGLPAITEVIGAGISVNVTLIFSLERHAAVIDAYLAGLEKAKAAGIDLSTIHSVASFFVSRVDTEVDKRLTAIGTDAATSLKSAAGIANARLAFELYEREFATPRATDLLAAGANAQRPLWASTGVKDPALPDTLYVTELVTAGTVNTMPEKTLEATFDHGTIAGDTITGNYANAHSVFDQLASVGVDFNDVTQVLEDEGVEKFIVSWHELQETVATALSGATEGN
- the tkt gene encoding transketolase, which gives rise to MSELQWDEIDQRAVDTARVLAADSVEKVGNGHPGTAMSLAPAAYLLYQRVLRHDPADPHWPGRDRFILSAGHSSLTQYVQLYLGGFGLELDDLKALRTWGSLTPGHPEYGHTKGVEMTTGPLGQGLSSSVGFAYAARYERGLFDPDAAAGKSPFDHFVYVIASDGDLEEGVTSEASSLAGHQQLGNLVVIYDSNQISIEDDTNVAFTEDVAKRYEAYGWHVQTVDWKKTGQYIEDAAALYAAIEAAKGESSKPSIIILKTIIGWPAPGKQNSGKIHGSALGADELKATKEVLGFDPEKSFEVDEEVLIRTRSLAERASNERETWQKAFDEWAVANPERKALFDRLQARELPADIESALPTFAAGKDVSTRAASGQVINALAEQLPELWGGSADLAESNLTTIKNAPSFIPEEWSTHEWSGSPYGRVLHFGIREHAMGAIINGIVLHGPTRAFGGTFLIFSDYMRPPVRLAALMNVPSIFVWTHDSVALGEDGPTHQPIEQIAALRAIPNFALVRPADANETAEVWLEMLRRHAGPSGIALTRQNIPVFERGDGVASGDTFASASEAAKGAYVLAEAPNGKPDVILIATGSEVQLAVNAREELKSEGVNARVVSAPSLEWFADQDDAYRESVLPASVTARVSVEAGTALSWRGIVGDRGRSVSIEHFGASADYKTLFQKFGITTEAVVEAARETLKENA
- a CDS encoding heme o synthase, producing MDITTTSAIEASAGSSFGRKIGAYVALTKPRVLELLLVTTVPVMILAERGLPNLWLVLATVIGGSMSAGAAATFNMYLDRDIDAHMQRTINRPLVTGEVTPRGALVFAWTLTVFSTVWLLVTTNWLAATLSAAAIFFYVVIYTILLKRRTEQNIVWGGIAGCFPVVIGWSAVTGTLSWSAVILFVLVFLWTPPHYWPLSMKYKAQYDEVDVPMLGSTRSGSQVGLQVILYAWATIACSLLLIPVAQMGLVYSVSALVFGGWFIYESHRLYARAVLGIEPRPMRVFHASITYLTLLFVAIAIDPLLPF